aaaattatcatttttgcAGCTTTTTTTAATACAAGTAAACCTCAAGATAAGCGATGTCGTTTTATCAAACTTTCCGCCAAAGGTGAACACTAAACGAAGTCGTACTACACAACTTTTTGCGGTGCTTTCTCAAAAActccgctaaagccctgagcattagcggcgcttactcaaaaacgccgctaaatccctgagcattagcagcgcttactcaaaaacgccgctaaagccctgagaattagcggcgctttcctaaaaacgccgctaaagccctgagtattagcggcgctttcctaaaaacgccgctaaagccccgaaagctcagaaaacggcgttgttgggcttaggttttttgcggcgctttttggaaaacgccgctaatgcttattttttaGCGACGTTTTCCAAAAAGCGAGCTAAtactcgatctttagcggcgtttggactaaaaacgccactaaaagcctgttttggtgtagtgaatgtAATAGGCTTCTAAGGTGATGGTTCCATCCCTACACGACAGATGAAATGTGTAGGTCTCCAAACGCCATCGCATCACCGTGAACtcaaacataccttaaaactATCACAATGTCTACCTCgaacacaaataaatttttcttccaaatttccaacaccaacacacaaaaagaaaaacaatttttaaatggaaaaaaaatcctACAAGGCACAGTTTTAGCTCCATGGTTGCCACTTCAGCAGAAAATGCTTCCTACAGGACGTGTTTTCAGTTTTTCTCTCCAAAATCAGCCTATTTccttaaatttgaagaaaacgGCCTGAATccataattaacttttaaaatcagTCTTTTTATCTAATTAACCACTCATAcatctatatttaattttttaagttcttGCTACTGATTCCGTTCAGGGTAGAGATTTAGCTATAAGAATTATTGAATTGTGTCGTAGACAATGGAGGTTAGTTATCCAATATGTCTCGAGGGAGGCTAATACAATTGCACATGCTCTTGCTGGATTGATGAAACAATTTCCTGTTGGTTTACATGCTTTTTAGGATATACTTTTAGTGGTAGCGAATCAATTACGAAGAGAGAATTCTTTCTCTAGCTTAGGATACTACACTTAATAtgtaattgttattattttataataaaaaaaagtgtttttaaaatcaagaaCCTCAATCCAAACGACAACGTTGGTAAATAAGGAAGCAAAAGATTTCTAGTCCGTCGGATCCATCTCGACCTAAAATATTCCAAGTTCTAACCGTCCATTACTTTCTCTGGTAACCACCAATATATAAACGAAATTCTCCTTCCAAAGCGATCGCGTGTTTCTCCAGCCAGGCCGAACAAAGAAATCGATCGCTAACTCGGAGCTCCGAACCTAACCCTAATCGGACCTTACACTATATCCAAGAAGTAGAAGAACAAGATGTCAGGCGTAACCAACCAAGAGGAAGACAAGAAACCCGCTGATCAAACGGCTCACATTAATCTTAAAGTGAAAGGCCAGGTTGGAAAATTTCCCAATTCCCCCCTAttgttttaatagtttttttttgtggtttgtgggtttttaaatttataatgatttttttataatacaaGAAAGATCTTACTTtagggctttttttttttggctagATTTCTTTGATTGGGTCTATTGTTTAccttaaattagaaaatttatgaattaattctttaaagttattttctttAACTGCTATAGTATGCTCATTTCTTCGTTATAGTATACTTGAAGAAagttttattgaaatgttgagaGTGAACGCTTGTATGATTGTCTTTCTATGATATTTTGTGTGTTTAgaattaaaccctttttttatcatttataataaTGCCATCTCTATGTGCTGTTTTCGTGAATTCTTGATTGTCTCTCACGGAGCACAGGCTGGTAATTCAAACAGTTTACTGCAAAGGGTTATGCTTGAAACCCCTTAATAAGAAAGACAACATTTTGGGAACATTGTTGTTACTGTACGGTTAGATTAGATTATGTTGCAGAGCGTTGCTGGgttgaaataatgttttatgttatgttaCTCAAAATGCTTATTCATATATTTGCTTGTTATAGGATGGGAATGAAGTGTTTTTTAGGATTAAGAGAAGTACTCAACTGAAGAAGCTGATGAATGCGTACTGTGATCGGCAATCAGTGGATTTCAACTCTATTGCTTTCCTGTTTGATGGCCGCCGTCTGCGAGTGGAGCAAACTCCAGATGaggtctctctctctctctctctctctctctctctctatatatatatatgtatacattgttttatttgttgtttcttactttttatgtgtttttgttGCTACAGTTGGAAATGGAAGAAGGGGATGAAATAGATGCAATGCTACATCAAACTGGTGGTGCTATGGCCTAAGTAGCTAGTTTTTAGGTTACGTAATGCAGTAGGATTTAAACGGTAGTACTTACGAAATCAGGATCTATTAAATATAACCTCTAAAACCTATGTTGGTtggactcttcatttttctaaaaaaattcatgtttgaCTCGTTTAGTCGACATGGGTTTTATTCTCCTTAAAAAACAGATGGAGCATACCCGTGTTGGGCATCTGTTTATACCCGGCATTCATCTTTGAGTCCGAGTAACATAGCATAAACTATGTGGTGCTGTCTGTTATATGTTTGGTGACTGTTTGTGGATATTTTGAGTAGTATGCATATATGGGTGTTTATGGAAAGCCGTGCTGACAAAATTCTTTTATCTGTTTTTACTTATTGCTTCACTAATCACCATTGCCGGGCATTTCCTTAAGCTTCAGATTACTAACATCAGAACTGGTATAGGGTGTTCGATGTCACATTGATAACAGGCTAATCAATTAGAAAAGGGTTATACTTCGCAACTTACACTTGGTTGTtattataagatattttattttggattcaATTGGTACTTGCATTGAATTTCATCACATACTTTATCTCTTTAGTATAGAATGTGATGACATTGAATCACGTGTCAagtattaataaaacaaataaagatttttaaaaataaaaattattgtgttttgagAATGAAActagataaataattatttagattatatttagggtccgtttgattgtcaataaaatgtttttcgtaaaataatttcggaaaatgttttacttttcgtaaaatgatttcttggaaaatattttcggtgtttgattgaatcatgtaaaatattttctcattgtttgatgagtttttgaaaatattttccggaaaagttgtttttacatatattaatatatattaataaattttatattttaaattgtttttacatatattgcaatgatttatttataataatactcaattattaagctacaatattgatcgttataaattgaaaaaattaatatcaaataaattatttgtaattgtgttaaaaaacaagtattgaataattgtaatttattttagccaaaaatatatgttacttttgagaaaatattagtTAGTATGTacaaataattgtaatttattttagagAAGCAAGTAGGCTTGGGTATAGATTTCTTATTCATCTCGAATTCTAGattgattaagtaaatttcCAAACCTTTCAATAGATGAAATTGTTTCAATTATCCGAATTGATTAACCATGATGAGTTTATAGCAAAGACTCCATCAACAGCAGAAACACAACAGATTAACCCTTCCCcaaaaaaagcaaaaacaatggaggataaaaaaaaattacaatgaaTGAAGCTGATTTATGGTCATACATATTGAGATATGCATATTAGATATTTCTCTTCAAATATAAGAAGAGGTAGAGATAATTATATGTTGTCTCTTATGATTTCATTATCATTTGCAATCCTACCATTTTTTTTGCCAATTAGATACGGAAACAACTTTTTGGCCATCGACAACCCTGTAAGGCTTTCATTTGATCATGTTTCAACTTTTCAATAGTGAATCATAGTTTTTTCTCTGTGTGTGTGGGCAAGCATACATTTGGGGCCCTTGATGGCTGATACTTTGGCTGCTTACTACTACTTTGATTGATTGTGAAACCGACatgaatgttttttttgtttggcaCAAAAGAATACGAAGAAGGCTGACCTGACGCTTGCAACCGTTGCTTCTAGACTAATAATCAGGATGATGATGTGGATTCTCACTGCTTCGGGACAAAATGTTCAAGGCAGAAGATTAAAAGAGTTCGAATGCCGATTCGAGGACACAAAGCTCGCAGCAATTACAACATGGTAGATGCCTagatatatttactttttaagaaaaataaactccCTAGTCTTAGTGAAGATAGAATGGAAATGCCTTATAAGCAGCAGAAGAAATATATTATCATCTAAATGCCAAATGAATAATTTGACATAAAAGTTAGCTCAACCTTACATTATTccaaaatatttgatgatataCAAGACCAAAATCGAAGACAGATATAAAGGACTTGGAAAAAATGTAAGCTCAACACAATAATTAGCTTGTAATGATACTGGCGAGAACATCGGTCTTAcctgtaatgacccaaaattcgcAGGCATCGGAAAAATataatatcgggcctccgtcttagtaatttgagttcaaaaataattattagaaatatttacgaggctagttgtgtgtttaagtAGGTTTTGGataggtgaatttagtttaattatgagtaattagtaaaaaggattaaattgaataaagagtgaaagtctaattatagattaaagaaagtgaaaatggctaaaatggaaattaagccatttatatgaaatgaggcggcataagtgttaaaatatgtatattatatatatattcttaataaataagtatataataaattaattatattattattatataaaagaaataaatcaaatggtgcCAAATGTATGGTAATAAAGTTGtacaaatgtaataaaatatgtatatacatttgtattataattaaaagatattaattaattaaatggttattaataaattatattaatataatataaagtaaatgaaataaaaagaaaagaaagaaacaaaacagaaaagaaacagaatagcaTTCGAAACAGAacagagaaagaagaaaagaaagaaaaaagggaaatagGGTTTCTAAAGCTTGGAATTTattttggtaagtcaatttagcccttctttcttaaatttaatgttttagaagttttaaaacaaggttttgatggaattaagttgatattttgcatgttcATAGGTTTTCAAGTATAGTTTATGTTGAACAAAAGAGATgaattaggatttaattgaatgaattttaagttagaattgaataaggattaaattgtaaaagaaactataagttttatgttttagggactaaattgaggaagttcgaaattagaaaaatatgctgaaattttgattgttaaatgtgagtttggatgaaatttgaatagaaatagagtgtgaattgaattaagaaagtaagtgaatttagttatgattaaattgagaataaggaagaaattgaatagaaattcaattatttattataattagtgctgtaattaatagtataaattatcattattttcgtagctaacaaagaaccTGAGGCATCAGCATCAAAGGGAAAGGAGAAGATTATCGAGGAGTAAAACTCGAGAAAatcacggtttgtattactataattcaagttatttattattaaatgctaaattttaatttatgtgtttagtaaatgaaatgtgaggtaagtattaatattagtattagtaatagtattattattattattattattaagatgagtgtgaattaatttgaatagttgatatgaattaatatttgaattgtttgttgaTTGAAAGTGGGAAgtgaatttaaatcaaatagtgaccgatattaaattgaatggaaatgtattgagttgtgaaaatgtgtgaattatggattaattattgattgaaaggtggaaaaatgattgaattgaaagtgtgagaaattgtgattgaattgggattatatgtg
The nucleotide sequence above comes from Gossypium raimondii isolate GPD5lz chromosome 13, ASM2569854v1, whole genome shotgun sequence. Encoded proteins:
- the LOC105782393 gene encoding small ubiquitin-related modifier 1, coding for MSGVTNQEEDKKPADQTAHINLKVKGQDGNEVFFRIKRSTQLKKLMNAYCDRQSVDFNSIAFLFDGRRLRVEQTPDELEMEEGDEIDAMLHQTGGAMA